The genomic window CCTAATTGTTTAAACAGGTAACACACAGATAAGCATGATACATATTACACAAAAAATAAAAAAGTGCTGTCAGAATGCCTCTTCCGCATAGGCGGAACAAGTTGTGTTGATTTTATAGTATATATCAATTTATCATTAAAATTAAAATGTTATGAAGACAAAAATGTTAAGCTTAGCAAGCATGTTCCTATTGGGAACAATGACTGTTTTTGGACAAGCCAAAACAGAAAAAATCGAAGTAAAAGGCAATTGCAGCATGTGCGAAAGGCGCATCGAAAAAGCAGCTAACACTGTTGAAGGCGTAACGGATGCCCAATGGAACAAGAAAACGAAGGTACTGGCTTTTACCTTTAACAGCAACAAAGGCAAGGTAGATCAAGTACATAAAGCCGTAGCTAAAGCTGGACACGACACCGATAAAGTGAAAGCTAGTAAGGAAACCTACGACAAGCTACCCAATTGCTGTCAGTATGATCGCACTGAAGCTAAAAAAGGAAGTGAAACAAAAGGCCATAAAGAACATAAAGGCCACGAAGGCCATCAGATGTAGGAAGGCACATTTCAGGATTTGATTCCGAAAATAGAACGCGGATAACACAGATGAAAAGCAACACGGATTTTAAAATCAGCGATTATCCATGGTTTAAAATCTGCGTTATCCGCATACCAATAACCCCATAACTAAAGCCTGCCTATTTATAATGATATAAAACCAATAACGGCAAAGTATTTGAAACTTATGATATAAGTTACCTTGAAAAATTAAGCCTGGCACCATTAACACATGGGGTCTTTGCCCATGGCGGTGGAGTGGATCCCTAGTGTATGATGGGCAATAGAATACACAGTAGTGGGTAATAAGATAAACGCAAAATTCTTTGGCCAAACATAAATCAAAAACTTTATGCATATTAAAATTTTGCACTTTACACTTTTAACTCAAAACTTTTAATTGCAAACACGATGATAAACATGAGCAACATGACATTGAGTTGGATATTCGGCACGTTAGTGCTGACCGGCATTATTTGGGTGTTGATAAAAACTTTGTACCGACGAAACCGGCGAGAACTGATGCACAAAAAAAAGATAGAAATCGATGTGCTGACCGAACGATACGATCGTGGCGATATTACAAAAGCGGAATACGATGCAGGAGTAGAAGAGATAAACAACCGACAAAAAACAGTAACAATAAATATTTCAGAAAAAAAGAACATAAACAAATAAGAGATGAAAAATTATGACACAAAAAGAAAGTTTAGGCAGCTTATGGTGTGCTTCATACTTTTATTGTATGGCCTAAGCGCATCTGCGCAAGAATATTCAACGATAAAAGATGTGGATATTTTAGAAGAACAAAAAACGGTTTTGATGAGGGATTATCCTCACATCTTTACAGGGGTAGAAATAAAAGATGTACGGAAAATAAATGCTAAACATTCAAAAGTATTTTATGAGAATGGCAATCAGCAATACGAAGCTGTTGTTAATTCCGATAGAAAAAATATGCTACTTGTAGCCACATGCAGGGTAATAAATGAAAAGGAAATGCCCGAGGTGGTGATGGATGCTTTTAAAATTTCCAAATACAAGGATTGGGATATTATATATAGAAACATTTGAGGTGACAACTCCTGACTCGGGCTTATTTTACAGAGTTGATGTTTCAAAAAACAGTTCAAAGAATGAAAAGGAGGAAATAAAATCAATTTTTTATACGCATTTGGGGCGGTACAAAAAACCTCCTTATTAAAAATAATGAGCCATGGATATTTCAGAAAAAAGACCGGAAAGTAAGGACGGTTCGTGCATGGTACCCCGCCCTGTAGAAGGGAAAAAAGGATTGGTAGAGGTAGATACTACCTGGGATAAGATACTAAGATTAACCTATTATTCTAAAATGAGTTTTGTATCTTTAAATAAATTAAACAACTAAAAACCAAAAACCATGAATTACTACATCAGCACAAAATTAAACACCAGCTTTAACGAAGCCATTGCACTCGCAACAGAACAACTGAAAAAAGAAGGCTTTGGTGTCTTAACAGAGATTGACGTACACGATACCCTGAAAAAGAAGCTGGATGTTGATTTCCGGAAGTACAAAATTTTGGGTGCCTGCAACCCCGGCTTTGCCCACAAAGCATTGCAGCACGAAGATAAGATTGGTTTAATGTTGCCCTGCAACGTAATAGTGCAGGAGCTGGACAACGGCCAAATTGAAGTGGCGGCAGTGGATCCTGCAGCTTCGATGATGGCAGTCGAAAACCAACAATTAACCAAGGTTGCTACCGAAGTAAAAGAAATGCTTAAACGTGTGATTCATTCGCTACAATAAACATTTATCTTTTATTTTTTTAATCAATCCTTTTTGCGCAAGTGAAGGATCTGTAAATACGATGGCCAAATTTTAAAATATGGGGCAATATAAAAAAAACAGCCTTTCATTAACAGGAGCCGTTTCTATGGGAACGGGAGTGATGATAGGAGCCGGTATTTTTGCATTGCTTGGCCAGGTAGCCGAACTATCGGGCGAGTGGTTTCCCCTTGCCTTTGTTTTGGGTGCGATCATTTCTGCGTTCAGCGCTTATTCGTACATCAGACTCTCCAACGCTTATCCCTCGGCTGGTGGCATTGGGATGTATTTGAAAAAGGAATACGGTAAATCCATTTTTACGGCGTTTGCCGCACTGTTGATGGCTTTTTCGATGGTTATCAACGAAAGTTTAGTAGCCCGTACTTTTGGCACCTATGTGTTGCAACTGTTCGATGTGGGCGAAAACACCTACTGGGTGCCAGTGCTGGGCGTAGCTTTAATTGTTGTGGCCTTTATCGTAAATATTTCAGGGAACGAACTTATCGAAAAATCGTCGTTTACCATGGCGGTATTAAAAATTGCCGGTTTGGGGTTATTGGCCTTGGGAGGATTGTGGGCTGCCGATTTTAGTCTCGGTGAAAATATTCCCAAAGCACTGCCCGATAAATCGTTAACAAGTTTCATAGCCGCATTGGCACTTACCATTTTGGCATACAAAGGGTTCACCACAATTACCAACAGTGGCGACGAGATTGAGAAACCACATAAAAACGTGGGGCGGGCCATTATTATTTCTATAGCGATATGTGTGGTGCTGTATTTTTTGATGGCCATTTCGGTTGCCTCGTCACTGTCCATCGATGAAATTATTTCGGCCAAAGACTATTCGCTTGCCGAAGCGGCCCGTCCGGCTTTCGGGAAATATGGCGTTTGGGTAACTGTTTTTGTGGCTATCATTGCCACCATTTCAGGTATTATAGCGAGTATCTTTGCCGTATCGCGAATGACCGCCATGATTACCGAAATGAAGCTTATCCCGCACAGCCATCTCGGTATGCCCGGCAGCATCCAAAAACATATGTTGGTGTATATTGCCGGATTGGCCATTCTACTTACCCTTTTGTTCGACCTCTCCCGGATTGCCTCCCTCGGTGCTATTTTTTATCTGGTGATGGACATTGGCATCCATTACGGATTGTTGAAAAATTTGCACAAAGAAGTTGACTTTAAGCCGGCCGTTGTAATTACGGCTATTGTACTTGACGTAGTTGTACTTGTAGGATTTGTTATTACGAAGGCTAAAAGCGATTTACCTGTGGTGATTATTTCGCTGGTGGCCATGTTATTAATTTACATCGGCGAAAAGTGGTTCCTGAAACAGAACCGTGAAGCAGTAAATGAATAAAAAAACACTATACCATGGAAAATAATAACAAGCACAGCCCGCACAAATCGCCCAACTCAAAAAAATCAGATCAAAAGGCCTATTACTGCCCTATGTACTGTGAGGGGGATAAAACATATCCGAACGAAGGTCGATGCCCGGTTTGTAATATGTATTTGGTGAGCGGAGAAAATACGAAAAAAGTGTGTTGCGATACACATGAATCAGACACGAAACATAGCGCGCATCAGCACCCGAAACAGGGTGGAAAATCGACTAACCCCATCCTTAAAGGAAATTATTACTGCCCCATGTTCTGCGAGGGCGATAAAACATACGAAAAACATGGCGACTGTCCGGTTTGTGGAATGGACTTGGTCAAAAATCAAGCATCCCAAAAAACTCCTTTAACATACACCTGCCCTATGCACCCCGAAGTTAAACGGGATAAACCCGGCGATTGCCCCAAATGCGGAATGGCCTTGGTGCCGGAAAAAGGACAAGACGAAAGTGACGAAATGAAGGCCTATAAAAAAACAAAGAAAAAATTCTGGATAGCCGTAGTTTTGAGCATACCGGTCTTCATTATCGCCATGTCGGATATGATAAGTTTCTTGAATCTTGAAAATGTGGCCCCCAAAAAAATATGGGGCTGGATAGAGTTTGCCCTGGCCACACCCGTGGTTTTTTATTGCAGTTGGAGTTTCTTTAAGCGCGGGTGGAACTCCGTGCGGAGATGGTCGCCCAACATGTGGACTTTGATTTCGATAGGCGTGGGTGCCGCCTATGTTTTTAGTGTGTTCGCCCTCTTGATTCCATCGTCCTTCCCCGATCAATTTAAGGACGGAGCCGGCAATGTACATCTGTATTTTGAAGCCGCTGCCATGATTCTTACCTTGGTTTTATTGGGACAGGTAATGGAACTCCGCGCGCACGGAAAAACAAGCTCAGCCATTAAGGAACTATTGGATCTTACGCCACCAACTGCCCATGTAATCAAAGATGGCCAGGAAAAAGAAATCCCACTGGAAGAAGTAATGGAAGGGGATATATTAAGGGTTAAACCCGGCGAAAACATTCCGGTTGACGGAAGTATCCATAGCGGAAATGCCGTTATCGACGAAAGTATGATCAGTGGCGAGTCTATTCCGGTAGATAAAGCAGAAAACGATAAAGTTACCGGCGGTACCGTCAATGGTAATACATCGTTTGAGATGAAAGCGGAAAAGGTGGGCAGCGATACCCTGCTGTCCCAAATAGTGGCTTTAGTAAACAAAGCCAGCCGTTCGCGTGCGCCCATTCAAAAACTGGCTGATACGGTGGCCAAATACTTTGTGCAGACCGTAATTGCCATTGCCTTTGTCACCTTTGTTATCTGGGCCACCTGGGGACCCGAACCGGCCTATGTATATGCATTTGTAAATGCGGTTGCCGTATTGATTATCGCTTGTCCTTGTGCACTTGGACTGGCTACCCCCATATCTATTATGGTAGGAACCGGAAAAGCGGCCCAGCTGGGCGTTTTGGTAAAAGATGCCAGAGCCATTGAGGAAATGAACAAGGTTACAACCCTTATCATTGATAAAACCGGCACATTGACCCAGGGAAAACCAAGCCTAAACGGCTATAAATCCATGGGAGAGCGGAGCGACGAAGAGGTGTTGCTTTTGGCTGCCTCCGTAGATTTAAACAGCGAGCATCCCATAGCCGAGGCTATCGTGCAAGGTGCCAAAGAAAAAAATATTGAGCCTATGCAATTAGATAAGTTTGAATCCATTACCGGCAAAGGGGTTCAGGCGCTTTATAAAGGACAGGTAATAGCATTGGGTAACCATCGTTTGATGGAGGGTCTCGGCGCCTCACCCGACGAGTCGAAGCAAAAATTAGTAAAGGAGTGGCAATTAAAGGGACAAACCGTAATGTATCTGATAATTGATAAAAAGGTGGAGGGGATTGTGAGCGTTGCCGACAAAATCAAGGATACCTCGGCCGCAGCCGTTGCGTCGCTACAAAAAATGGGCATTAAAGTACATATGCTCACCGGCGACAACCAATACACCGCCAAAACTGTTGCCGATGAGTTGGGACTGGATGGATACGAGGCCGACTGTCTGCCCGAAGATAAATACAATCAAGTGAAGACCTTGCAGGGTAAAGGACAAATAGTAGCGATGGCGGGCGACGGCATCAACGACGCACCAGCCTTGGAGCAGGCCAATATAGGTATTGCCATGGGAACCGGAACGGATATAGCCATGCAAAGTGCCGAAATAACCTTGGTAAAAGGCGACTTGAACGGTATTGTTAGAGCCCGGGAATTAAGCCACAAGGTAATGCGCAACATCAAACAAAACCTCTTTTTTGCCTTTGTTTACAATGCGCTGGGCGTGCCCGTGGCTGCCGGTATTTTATTTCCATTCTTTGGCGTTTTGCTGAGCCCCATTATTGCAGCGGCAGCCATGAGCTTTAGTTCGGTATCGGTTATCACCAATGCACTTCGCATAAGAAGACTTTAAGCAGAAGGCCTATCTCAAATAGAACTAGAATTATGGCAACTGACCTGAACAATAAAAGAAGTAGATGTCCTTAATCAAAAAGCCCGCATTCTTTGCTAACTGAAAGGGAATGCGGGGCTATAAGACTTCTATATCACCTCAATTTTTCTGGCCTTATTTGGGTTGATTTTAATAGGCAAACAACGGAAAAACATGCATCATGGCATTAACTTTTTCTTTTATCTGAGCTATAAGTTCCGGTTTATCCGTATTTGATAAAACCTGATCGATAAAATCAACGATGGGAGGCATGTGCTCCTCTTTTAATCCACGCGTTGTAAGTGCTGCTGTACCTACCCTAATTCCCGAAGTCTGGAATGGGCTGCGGCTATCGAACGGAACCATGTTTTTGTTAATGGTTATGTCGGCTTTTACCAGGGTATTTTCAGCCACTTTACCGGTCAGGTCAGGAAACTTGGTACGCAAATCTATCAGCATCGAATGGTTATCGGTGCCTCCTGATATCACTTTGTATCCTTTGTCTATGAATGCTTTGGCCATTGCCCTGGCATTGTGCAGAACCTGCGTTTGGTATTGTTTGTATTCGGGTTGAAGGGCTTCGAGAAATGAAACGGCTTTAGAGGCAATAATATGCTCCAATGGCCCCCCTTGTATACCGGGAAATACCGCAGAGTTCAATAAAGACGACATCTTACGTACCACGCCTTTGGGGGTGGTTTTTCCCCAGGGATTATCAAAATCTTTACCCATCAGTATGATACCACCACGTGGGCCGCGTAATGTTTTATGCGTTGTAGAAGTAACAATATGGGCATGTTTAACCGGGTTATCCAATAATCCCGCCGCAATAAGTCCGGCCGGATGAGCCATGTCTACCATAAATATAGCCCCTATCTCGTCGGCCAAACGTCGCATGCGTGCATAATCCCACTCGCGTGAGTAGGCCGAAGCACCACCAATAATAAGCTTGGGTTTGTGCTCGCGTGCTTTCTCTTCCATCATATCGTAATCTACCAAACCGGTATCTTCGTGCACGCCATAAGCAATAGGCTCATACAAAATACCCGAACTGTTTACAGGCGAACCGTGGGACAGGTGACCACCATGCGATAAATTAAGCCCTAAAAATTTATCGCCCGGATTTAATACGGTCAAAAATACGGCCATATTGGCTTGGGCTCCACTGTGTGGCTGAACATTGGCATATTCGGCATCGTATAATTGACATAAACGCTCTATAGCCAATGATTCGCTTTGGTCTACCACTTCGCAACCACCATAATAACGTGCCCCCGGGTAACCCTCGGCATATTTGTTGGTCATATACGACCCCATCGCTTCCATTACTTGCTCGCTCACAAAATTTTCCGAAGCAATCAACTCAATGCCATTCAGTTGGCGCTGATGTTCTTTTTCAATTAATTCAAATATTTTATCGTCGCGTTTCATAATTAAAAATAGTTATAAGATGATGTATATGCATAATTTAATTTCAATCTGTTTTTTGAATTAAAAATTACTCGTCGGTAAAGTGCATCAATACCCTACGGTAAACCGAGAATATTTTCGATTTGGATACAAAACCCATATATTTTCCGTCTTCAATAACGGGAAGGTTCCAGGCACCTGTTTCTTCAAATTTTTTCATCACCGAATCCATGTTTTCATTAATGTCGAGAAAAGCGGGGGGCACCTGCATCACGTCTTCAACCGTGGTGTTGTTGTACAAATTGTGGTTAAACATTATTTCGCGTATGTCGTCGAGCACAACAATACCTTTTAGCTGACCTTTGGAACCGATAACAGGAAAAAGGTTACGTTTTGCCTTTGCAATTACTTTCACCAGAGCACCCAGGGTATCCGTTGATTTTACAGGTAAAAAATCCGTTTCAACCACCTTATTTAAACGCATTAAAGTAAGTACTGCTTTATCTTTGTGATGGGTCAGCAGCTCGCCCTTGCGTGCCAGTTGTTTGGTGTATATGGAGTGGGGTTCAAAATAATTGATGGTGAGGTACGAAATAGTGGAGGCCATCATCAATGGTACAAACAATTCATATCCATGGGTTATTTCGGCAATCAAAAATATTGCCGTGAGCGGGGCATGAAGCACACCGGCCATTACGGCCGCCATGCCTACCAATGTAAAGTGACTCTCGGGTAAAACGTATAAACCGGTTGCGTTAACCACACGGGCGAAAAAATAACCCAACACCCCTCCGGTAAATAAGGAGGGTGCAAATACCCCACCAACACCGCCACTACCTGTGGTGGCCGCCGAAGCAAAAACCTTAAAGAGAATAAGTAAACCCAATAGAATGAGTAATGCCCATTCATGATTGCGAAGCTGATAAAACAAACTGTTGTCGAAAACAATATCCTTGTTACCGTTTAAAAATGCGGTAATAGTGGTATATCCTTCGCCGTAAAGCTGGGGTAAAATATAAATCAGGATACTCAACACAAGCCCCCCAAACAGAAGCCGTATATACGGATTTTTGATTTTTTGTAACTTGTTTTCACTCCATATCAGGGTACGGCTAAAGTACAATGAACTGAGCCCTCCAAGAATGCCCAAACCTATATAAAATGGAATATTGTTAAGGATAAAAGGATTTTCCAGATGCCAGTAAAATTCGGCACCGTCGCCCATAAAAAAGTAGGCCACCGTGGCGGCGCTAAAGGCCGATATAATCAAAGGAACCAAAGAGGCCATGCTCAAGCCAAGCATAAGTACTTCCAGGGTAAACACCAGTCCGGCCATAGGCGCTTTAAAGATGCCCGATACCGCGCCTGCAGCCCCACAACCAATCAGTAGGGTGATGGTTTTGTAGTTTTGATGAAACAAACGCCCCAGAGATGAGCCAATAGATGCACCAGTCATTACAATGGGGGCCTCAGCTCCAACCGAACCACCAAAACCAATGGTAAAAGTACTGGCCACAATGGAGGAAAAATTATTGTGCGATTTGATGTTACCTCCCTTTTTACTTAAGGAGTGCAGTATTTTGGATATTCCGTGGCCCAAGTCGTCCTTTACCACCTTACGTGCAAATAAAACAGCTATGAATATACCCACCACAGGATAGGCCAGGTATAATATGTTTTGGTCTTCGATATTGAAGCCTCCGGTAAGCAAATGGTGGGTGGCAAATATGGTATTTTTTAACAATACCGCAGCCAGGCCACTCAAAATACCCACAACCAAACTTAATATGAGCACAAAATTACGTTGGTCGATGTACTTAACACGCCAAACCAAAAAACGCCTGAAAATAATTGATGCCTTCTCCATAAGGTGCACAAAAATATAAGAAATACACGAGTTTGCATGTGAAATTTCATTAAAATATTTTTTAGTAATCACTTAATCTCATCATTTCGCTAGTTTTTTTAAAAGTCTGATGATAAGAGATCTTTTCTAAATCATATAGTTTTCTATTAACATGTTGATAGTTATATGTTTGTATCTAGCTTTAAACTCTAACTTCTAAAACTCTCACCTCTCACTTCTCACCTCTAATTTCTAGCATCTAGCCATCTATAAAATAATGAGAAAGAAAAATGAATGTTAATTTTATGAATGGATGCTGGTTTAAGCTGTTGGTAGCGTGGGTTTTGGTAATGTTTTTTGTTAAAAAACAATCATTTTACGCATACACAAATAAAATAACACTACTTTTGCACCCGATTTTATGCAAAGGCATAATTCATTCATATCAAAACGATTAATCAGTGGGCTTCTCTTTTCCAGGTGAATGTATGGATAATATGGCGGGGCGGACTGGTAAAAAGAGGAAAAATTTTTATGATTACATTTGAAGAAATTGGCTTATCGCCCGAAATTCTAAAAGCTGTTGCCGAACTTGGCTTTGTAAACCCCACACCCATTCAGGAAAAAACCATACCCGGATTAAGAGATACCAATCAGGACTTAGTGGCTTTAGCACAAACCGGTACAGGAAAAACAGCTGCTTTTGGTTTGCCCATCATCGAAAAACTTGAAGTCTCGAACAACAGTGTGCAAGCTTTGGTGCTATGCCCAACACGCGAATTGGCCTTACAGATTACAAAGGATATAAAAGCTTTTGGTAAGTATGTTAAAGGCTTACAGGTTACCGCGGTTTATGGTGGAGCGGATATATCAAAACAGATAAAGGACCTGAAAAGAGGTACCCATATTGTAGTAGGCACACCGGGCAGAGTAAATGACCTGACCAGGCGAGGTTTGTTAAAAATGGATAAGTTGCAATGGTTGGTTTTGGATGAGGCAGACGAGATGTTGAATATGGGCTTTAAGGAAGAGCTCGATGCCATTATCGAAACCACACCTGACAATCGACAGTCCTTATTGTTTTCGGCCACCATGCCCCGCGAAATCGAGAGTATGGCCAAGAGGTATCTTACCGACCCGATGCAAATAAAAATTGGCAAGCAAAATGCCGGAGCCACAACAGTAGAGCACATCTATTATATGGTACATGCCCGTGATAGGTATCTGGCACTAAAAAGAATTGCGGATATAAACCCCGACATTTATTGCATTGTTTTTTGCCGTACCCGCCAGGAAACCAAGGAGGTAGCAGAAAAGCTTATGACCGATGGTTATAATGCAGATGCTTTACATGGCGATTTGTCGCAGGCACAGCGTGATCAGGTAATGCACCGCTTTAGGGGGCGTAATCTGCAAATATTGGTGGCTACCGATGTGGCTGCAAGAGGGATTGACGTAAACGACCTGACCCACGTAATCAACTATAATCTGCCCGACGATATTGAAGCCTACACCCACCGAAGCGGACGTACAGGACGCGCGGGTAAAACAGGTATCAGTATTGCCATCATACATACCAAGGAATCAGGAAGGGTAAAGATGATTGAACGTAATTCGGGCATTAAGTTCGAACGTAAAATGATACCCACCGGAAACGAAATTTGTGGAAAGCAGTTGCTGCACCTTACAGAAAGGTTAGAGAATGTAGAGGTAAACCACAGCGAGATTGAAGAGTTTTTGCCACAGATTATCGAAAAATTTGAAGCCTTAGATAAAGAAGAGCTAATTAAACGCTTTGTGTCGGCTGAATTTAACCGATTTTTAGCTTACTATCAGGATGCCAAAGATTTAAATGTTTACAAAAAAGATGTTGAGCGCGGTTCCAGAGTAAGTGGCGGACGCCGAGGTAACGACAATTATGCTCGTGTGTATCTCAATATTGGAAAAGCACATGAGATGACACCTCAGCGACTGATGGGATTGGTTAATGAAAGCACCAACGGTATGAAAGTTGGTTTTGGTAAGATTGAAGTGCTTCGCAACTTTTCCTTTTTTGAAGTAGAGGAAGGTACGCAAACTGATGTCATTAACTCGGTTATAGGAAAGGATTTTGAAGGTGAGAAATTACACGCCGAGATAGCAAGCCCAAGACCCTCTGATAACACCGGCCGGAGAAGGAGAGAAGGAGCTTACAGTAAAAAAGGAGGTCGCGGTCAAGGTGGCTATGCGAGCGGACGAAGCACCGGCGGATACAACAAGAAAGGTGGGAGAGCTGATGATGCATACCGCAGCAAAGGCGGTGGAACTTATAGTGGAGGCAAACGCCGACGCTAAAGGACGTATAACAATATAAAATACAAAAACCCCGCAGCAAATATAATTTGCTGCGGGGTTTTTTATTCTATCTAACCCTAATTTTGCAGGCAACTTTAGTTTTTCATAGGTAGTTTTGTACCATATGTTTTTTACCTCGTGCCGCTATTCAATTAGCTGCCATTTCCCAAAGAATTAATTTCCGGGGCATGCAATGTTTTGTATATCTTCTTTCCCCTGAGTTATGTCCGTTTAGCTTTCCCTTTACATTAATAGCGCTACCAATAAAGCATAGCAGTGTTTATTACAGTTTGCATATAATATACTCCCCAGGTTACTTTTTTCAGATTTAACTACACAATACGATTTACAAAAAAAAAGGAAGCCTATAAAATGCTTCCTTTTTTTGTGACCCTAACGAGATTCGAACTCATATCGCTGGAACCGGAATCCAGTATTCTATCCATTGAACTATAGGGCCAATATTTTTTAAACTGCTAAATATTTATTACTTGATACAAGCTATCGTTTAAAGTGGGGCAAATTTATAAAAAGATTTTATAATTTCGCACTTTCATGCCTAAAGCCTTTGTTTTTTTAGGCTTTCATAAAAAAATATACGCGTAACAATATGGATTACAATTTTAAAGCCATCGAAAATAAATGGCAGCAGCAGTGGATAAAGGATAAAACCTACAAAGTAGATATAGACAAAGACCGACCAAAATTTTACGTGTTGGATATGTTTCCGTATCCTTCCGGTGCGGGCTTGCATGTGGGCCACCCACTGGGTTACATTGCTTCGGATATATACAGCCGCTTTAAAAGGCTCAATGGCTTTAATGTTTTGCATCCCATGGGATATGATGCCTATGGTTTACCCGCAGAGCAATATGCCATTCAAACAGGACAGCATCCGGCTATTACCACCGAAAAAAACCTGAACCGCTATCGCGAGCAACTGGACAAGATAGGTTTTTGCTACGATTGGGATCGGGAAATAAAAACATGTGAT from Saccharicrinis carchari includes these protein-coding regions:
- a CDS encoding APC family permease; translated protein: MGQYKKNSLSLTGAVSMGTGVMIGAGIFALLGQVAELSGEWFPLAFVLGAIISAFSAYSYIRLSNAYPSAGGIGMYLKKEYGKSIFTAFAALLMAFSMVINESLVARTFGTYVLQLFDVGENTYWVPVLGVALIVVAFIVNISGNELIEKSSFTMAVLKIAGLGLLALGGLWAADFSLGENIPKALPDKSLTSFIAALALTILAYKGFTTITNSGDEIEKPHKNVGRAIIISIAICVVLYFLMAISVASSLSIDEIISAKDYSLAEAARPAFGKYGVWVTVFVAIIATISGIIASIFAVSRMTAMITEMKLIPHSHLGMPGSIQKHMLVYIAGLAILLTLLFDLSRIASLGAIFYLVMDIGIHYGLLKNLHKEVDFKPAVVITAIVLDVVVLVGFVITKAKSDLPVVIISLVAMLLIYIGEKWFLKQNREAVNE
- a CDS encoding chloride channel protein, producing the protein MEKASIIFRRFLVWRVKYIDQRNFVLILSLVVGILSGLAAVLLKNTIFATHHLLTGGFNIEDQNILYLAYPVVGIFIAVLFARKVVKDDLGHGISKILHSLSKKGGNIKSHNNFSSIVASTFTIGFGGSVGAEAPIVMTGASIGSSLGRLFHQNYKTITLLIGCGAAGAVSGIFKAPMAGLVFTLEVLMLGLSMASLVPLIISAFSAATVAYFFMGDGAEFYWHLENPFILNNIPFYIGLGILGGLSSLYFSRTLIWSENKLQKIKNPYIRLLFGGLVLSILIYILPQLYGEGYTTITAFLNGNKDIVFDNSLFYQLRNHEWALLILLGLLILFKVFASAATTGSGGVGGVFAPSLFTGGVLGYFFARVVNATGLYVLPESHFTLVGMAAVMAGVLHAPLTAIFLIAEITHGYELFVPLMMASTISYLTINYFEPHSIYTKQLARKGELLTHHKDKAVLTLMRLNKVVETDFLPVKSTDTLGALVKVIAKAKRNLFPVIGSKGQLKGIVVLDDIREIMFNHNLYNNTTVEDVMQVPPAFLDINENMDSVMKKFEETGAWNLPVIEDGKYMGFVSKSKIFSVYRRVLMHFTDE
- a CDS encoding copper-transporting P-type ATPase translates to MENNNKHSPHKSPNSKKSDQKAYYCPMYCEGDKTYPNEGRCPVCNMYLVSGENTKKVCCDTHESDTKHSAHQHPKQGGKSTNPILKGNYYCPMFCEGDKTYEKHGDCPVCGMDLVKNQASQKTPLTYTCPMHPEVKRDKPGDCPKCGMALVPEKGQDESDEMKAYKKTKKKFWIAVVLSIPVFIIAMSDMISFLNLENVAPKKIWGWIEFALATPVVFYCSWSFFKRGWNSVRRWSPNMWTLISIGVGAAYVFSVFALLIPSSFPDQFKDGAGNVHLYFEAAAMILTLVLLGQVMELRAHGKTSSAIKELLDLTPPTAHVIKDGQEKEIPLEEVMEGDILRVKPGENIPVDGSIHSGNAVIDESMISGESIPVDKAENDKVTGGTVNGNTSFEMKAEKVGSDTLLSQIVALVNKASRSRAPIQKLADTVAKYFVQTVIAIAFVTFVIWATWGPEPAYVYAFVNAVAVLIIACPCALGLATPISIMVGTGKAAQLGVLVKDARAIEEMNKVTTLIIDKTGTLTQGKPSLNGYKSMGERSDEEVLLLAASVDLNSEHPIAEAIVQGAKEKNIEPMQLDKFESITGKGVQALYKGQVIALGNHRLMEGLGASPDESKQKLVKEWQLKGQTVMYLIIDKKVEGIVSVADKIKDTSAAAVASLQKMGIKVHMLTGDNQYTAKTVADELGLDGYEADCLPEDKYNQVKTLQGKGQIVAMAGDGINDAPALEQANIGIAMGTGTDIAMQSAEITLVKGDLNGIVRARELSHKVMRNIKQNLFFAFVYNALGVPVAAGILFPFFGVLLSPIIAAAAMSFSSVSVITNALRIRRL
- a CDS encoding DUF302 domain-containing protein, with the translated sequence MNYYISTKLNTSFNEAIALATEQLKKEGFGVLTEIDVHDTLKKKLDVDFRKYKILGACNPGFAHKALQHEDKIGLMLPCNVIVQELDNGQIEVAAVDPAASMMAVENQQLTKVATEVKEMLKRVIHSLQ
- a CDS encoding SHOCT domain-containing protein, with amino-acid sequence MSNMTLSWIFGTLVLTGIIWVLIKTLYRRNRRELMHKKKIEIDVLTERYDRGDITKAEYDAGVEEINNRQKTVTINISEKKNINK
- the glyA gene encoding serine hydroxymethyltransferase, which gives rise to MKRDDKIFELIEKEHQRQLNGIELIASENFVSEQVMEAMGSYMTNKYAEGYPGARYYGGCEVVDQSESLAIERLCQLYDAEYANVQPHSGAQANMAVFLTVLNPGDKFLGLNLSHGGHLSHGSPVNSSGILYEPIAYGVHEDTGLVDYDMMEEKAREHKPKLIIGGASAYSREWDYARMRRLADEIGAIFMVDMAHPAGLIAAGLLDNPVKHAHIVTSTTHKTLRGPRGGIILMGKDFDNPWGKTTPKGVVRKMSSLLNSAVFPGIQGGPLEHIIASKAVSFLEALQPEYKQYQTQVLHNARAMAKAFIDKGYKVISGGTDNHSMLIDLRTKFPDLTGKVAENTLVKADITINKNMVPFDSRSPFQTSGIRVGTAALTTRGLKEEHMPPIVDFIDQVLSNTDKPELIAQIKEKVNAMMHVFPLFAY
- a CDS encoding heavy-metal-associated domain-containing protein encodes the protein MKTKMLSLASMFLLGTMTVFGQAKTEKIEVKGNCSMCERRIEKAANTVEGVTDAQWNKKTKVLAFTFNSNKGKVDQVHKAVAKAGHDTDKVKASKETYDKLPNCCQYDRTEAKKGSETKGHKEHKGHEGHQM